From Carettochelys insculpta isolate YL-2023 chromosome 3, ASM3395843v1, whole genome shotgun sequence, a single genomic window includes:
- the POPDC3 gene encoding popeye domain-containing protein 3 isoform X4 codes for MGENESFWESLIYAHPTCVAWKQEAEGSIYHLASILFVVGFMGGSGFFGLLYVFTLLGLGFLCSSVWAWLDVCAADIFSWNFVLFVICFIQFIYVTYQVRSVSFEKEFQELYSSLFQPLGISLTVFRKIVLCCDAEVVTLEKEHCYAMQGKTPIDKLSMLVSGRIRVTVDGEFLHYIFPLQFLDSPEWDSLRPTEEGIFQVTLTAETDCRYVAWRRKKLYLLFAKHRFISRLFSILIGSDIADKLYALNDRVHIGKGVRYDIRLPNFYQVAVPGTPKVQPTEQTVSNSRQKSINIGNCDSSKNNKEKMLSS; via the exons ATGGGAGAAAATGAAAGTTTTTGGGAGAGCTTGATATATGCACATCCTACCTGTGTAGCCTGGAAGCAAGAGGCAGAGGGATCTATCTACCATCTAGCCAGTATTCTGTTTGTTGTTGGCTTCATGGGAGGAAGTGGATTCTTTGGGCTACTATATGTCTTCACTTTGCTTGGATTGGGTTTTCTCTGCTCTTCTGTATGGGCTTGGCTGGATGTCTGTGCTGCTGACATATTCTCCTGGAATTTTGTCCTGTTTGTGATATGCTTCATACAATTTATTTATGTTACCTATCAAGTTCGGAGTGTTTCCTTTGAAAAAGAATTCCAGGAACTCTACAGTTCTCTTTTTCAGCCCCTAGGAATCTCCTTGACTGTTTTTAGAAAGATTGTCTTATGTTGTGATGCAGAAGTGGTTACTTTGGAGAAAGAACACTGTTACGCGATGCAAGGCAAAACACCGATTGATAAACTCTCTATGTTAGTGTCTGGAAG GATCAGAGTGACAGTTGATGGAGAGTTTCTGCATTATATTTTTCCTCTTCAATTTCTGGATTCTCCTGAATGGGATTCCCTAAGACCCACAGAAGAGGGTATTTTCCAG GTAACTCTTACAGCAGAGACGGACTGTCGATATGTGGCTTGGAGGAGAAAGAAATTATATTTGCTCTTTGCTAAACATCGTTTTATCTCACGTCTGTTTTCCATTTTAATTGGGAGTGACATTGCTGATAAACTATATGCCTTGAATGACAGAGTGCACATAGGAAAAGGAGTTCGGTATGACATCCGCTTACCAAACTTTTACCAAGTGGCAGTACCAGGGACACCCAAAGTGCAGCCCACGGAACAAACTGTCAGCAATTCAAGACAAAAGTCCATTAACATTGGAAATTGTGACTCTTCtaaaaataacaaagaaaaaatgCTGTCTTCATAA